CGTAGACCGGGCAGGACGGGACGCGGACGGAGACGGTGGGACTACAGACGGATCGGTTGTGGCGGCAAATTTGGACGGAGTGGACACAGGGACAGGGAggaagacggggacaggaacggtgacagggacagagacagtgaccgggaAAGGTacaaagactggaacagagacaaacacagggactgagacaagcacggggacagacgtaggcacggggacaagcactgggacagggatacgaacaggtatagagacggggacaggaacagacacagtgaTGGGGACAAAGACagtgacagggacagacacaagaccagggagactaGGACTAGGAGAAGCAAAGACAACGGGGGCCGGGGTTCCATAGGACCTGGGACTGAGGCCAGGACCTGAGGAAGCCAGGGGACTGAGTCCCGAGGGATCCCTGGAACCGGGACCAGGGAGACCCAGGAGCCAATGCCCAGGGAGGACGGAAGCCCAGACACCAACTGGGGTCGGGGGCGCTGACCGCCGACCGAGGGCCAAAAACGTTGGCGTCGGCGGAGGGCAGGGCCACCGAGCGCCAGCCGGGGGTCAGAAGTGCTGGGCCTCTGGTCAGGGTTGGGTGGTCTGGTCGGCTGCtctggggggccggtcggccggtctgggtcaggggagCCAGTCAGCTGGTCTGAATCTAAGGGGCCGGTCAGCtagtctgggtcaggggggccagtTGGCCGGTTGGGGTCTGGAGGTCTGgacggccggtctgggtcaggggagccggtcggctggtctgggtcaggggggcagTCGGCCGGTCTGAATCTAAGGGGCcggtcggctggtctgggtcaggggggcagTCGGCCGGTTGGGGTCTGGAGGTCTGGACGGCCGGTCGGGGTCAGGGGGgccagtcggccggtctgggtcttGGGGGCCAGTCGGCGGTTTCGGTCTGGGTCCAAGGGGTcggtcggctggtctgggtgGCCGGGTGACCGCTGGGGGTCAGAGGCGGATTCCAGGAGGACTGTCcagtgcacactccctgggCATCCGCCTCTACAGGCACGGCTGGGGTCCGCCTTGTCGGCGGGAGctggcggctgggggtccgcctcgtcggcggagCCGgtggctgggggtccgcctcgtcggcggaaaCCGgtggctgggggtccgcctcgtcggcgggagccggcggctggggttGGGGGTCCGCTTCGTCGGCGGaaaccggcggctgggggtccgcctcgtcggcgggaaccggcggctgggggtccgcctcgtcggcgggagccggcggctgggggtccgcctcgtcggcgggagccggcggctgggggtccgcctcgtcggcgggagccgcggctgggggtccgcctcgtcggcgggagccggcggctgggggtccgcctcgtcggcggaaaccggcggctgggggtccgcctcgtcggcggaaaccggcggctgggggtccgcctcgtcggcgggagccagcggctgggggtccgcctcgtcggcgggagccggcggctggggctgggggtccgcctcgtcggcggaaaCCGGCGACTGGGGGTCCGCCACGGTAGCGGCAGTAGGCGGCTGGAGGTCCGGAAGGCTGGGCGCCGGCTCGCTGGTAGGAATCAAGGTGGTCTGCAGGCTGGCTTCCAGCTGGTAGATCTCTCTTAGCAGGGCCTTTATTCCTGGAAGCCTGAAAAGCCTGGGTTTGCCTGCCACAGAGTTCCTGATCAGGGCACATATGGTCAGCCGGCGCTCGGCATCTGTGGTCCTCCCGAATTCGGTGACGAACCGGTGGAGGGTGTACTCCAGCCGCTCAAGTTCCTCTATGCCGCCTCCAGAGAGCGCTGGGTCCGCAGTGGCTCCCGGAACACCGGTATCAGCCGGTTCCGCCGATTCCGGGAGGGGCCCAAACTCCCTGTCTACCTCCTCCCACCGCACCATCATTAGGTGCCACGTCTCCGTGGGATCCCCGTCGTGCATCCGGCAGAACGCGGAGGACATTAGGTCCGCCAAAGGGTCCAGCGGGTGGAGAAGCGGCTCGAAGGTGTACTCTGCTGGGTCCATGACTGGTTAGATCCTTATGTTGTGATGggggcggaaggaggacccaaacgcagtgtagcaggtggaaggcaaaaagcgtttattgggggaaaacacagcagcaacggataccaaaaaacgtcaaaacacaggaggccagagaaaaaccaaaaaccgaagcacaagggctggaaactcACAGGGGAAGGTAAACAGGCAAAAATATCATGGGGAAGTCTTACAggagctggaacagaggagaggtgacgacacgctggagaacaaaaggatctaacaagaggcaaaggaaacactggggttaaatacatgaggtaatgaggcaatagggaacagatgagacaacaggtgaatcacattagggcggggctggacaatcagacaaacaaagtaaagctagactagacaagacaggacaagacaggaagttgactaccaaaataaagcagaaagcataacaaacacacacagggaaacataagacagaagctatgacaccagactagggagaaaaccgggacaaaaacaccgggaaggccaaatgggaaaataaccccaaacaaaaaccccaacccacaacaatgtctcccccacacttgaaatgaagctggcataacgtcaggattcctttttagagttgcctgaaaaagagaagaatatgcctttaacagcctgaaaaagatttaaatcacagcatttattagacattctaggctctatttttaaaatcctacatcagaatggccctaaattacctgagtgacccaatggatgtttagggtctaacccatagttggattGAACCTTGAATAACAGTAGggatccattttagagtggcataaaggagagttaaatatgcctttaacagccaataaacatgttattatagctctacttttaagcccttaattttagaaccgtacatcagaatggtctgaaattacctgagagacacattggatagctgatgtctccccgagacttgaaatgaagctggcataacgtcagggttcctttttagagttgcctgaaaaagagaagaatatgcctttaacagcctgaaaaagatttaaatcacagcatttattagacattctaggctcgatttttaaaatcctacatcagaatggccctaaattacctgagtgacccaatggatgtgtagtgtctaacccatagttggaatgaacctggaataacagtaggaatccattttagagtggcataaaggagagttaatacatgcctttaacagcttaaaaatCCGTTTATTaaagctctacttttaagcccttaattttagaaccgtacatcagaacgCTCTAAAATTACATGAGGGAAAAACTGGATAGCTGATATCTCCcacagacttgaaatgaagctggcataacgtcaggattcctttttagagtagcctgaaaaagagaagaatatgcctttaacagcctgaaaaagatttaaatcaaaccatttattagacattctaggctctatttttaaaatcctacatcagaatggccctaaattacctgagtgacccaatggatgtgtagtgtccaacccatagttggaatgaacctggaataacagtaggaatccattttagagtggcataaaggagagttaaatatgcctttaatagccaataaacatgttattatagctctacttttatgcccttaattttagaaccgtacatcagaatgctctgaaataacctgagagacacactggacagctgttgtctcccccagacttgaaatgaagctggcataacgtcaggattcctttttagagttgcctgaaaaagagaagaatatgtctttaaaagcctgaaaaagatttaaatcacagaatttattagacattctaggctctatttttaaaatcctacatcagaatggccctaaattacctgagtgacccaatggatgtgtagtgtctaacccatagttggaatgcacttggaataacagtaggaatccattttagagtggcataaaggagagttaaatatgcctttaacagcttaaaaatCCGTTTATTAAAGCTCttctttaagcccttaattttagaaccatACATCAGAACGCTCTAAAATTAcatgagggaaactctggatAGCTGATATCTCTcacagacttgaaatgaagctggcataacgtcaggattcctttttagagttgcctgaaaaagagaagaatatgcctttaacagcctgaaaaagatttaaatcacagcatttattagacattctaggctctatttttaaaatcctacatcagaatggccctaaattacctgagtgacccaatggatgtgtagtgtctaacccatagttggaatgaacctggaataactgtaagaatccattttagagtggcataaaggagagttaaatatgcctttaacagatAATAAACAGAATGcagaatacatatatatatatatatatatatatatatatatatatatatatatatatatatatatatatatatatataaataagagtttgagggttctgcgcagtatcttagctgttcctaggactgctttcttctggacagagacctctGATGTTTCACCTGGAATCTGCTGGAGCCACTCTCCCAGTTTGGGGGTCACAGCCCCCAGTGCTCCAATTACCGCTGGCACCACTGTTGCTCTTACTTTCCACATCTTTTCcagctcctctttcagcccttGGTATTTCTCAAGCTTCTCGTGTTCCTTCTTTTCTATGTTGCCGTCGCTTGGGATTGCCACATCTATCACTACTGCCTTCTTCTGCTGTTTGTCGATCAACACAATGTCTGGTTGGTTAGCCATCACCAGTTTGTCAGTCTGGATCTTGAAGTCCCACAGGATCTTAGCTCGGTCATTCTCGACTACCTTAGGAGGTGTCTTCCATTTTGACCTTAGGACTTCCAGCCCATACTCTTGGCAGATGTTCCTGTACACTATGACAGCTACCTGGTTATGGCGTTCCATGTACACTCTTCCGGCCGGCATCTTACACCCTGCTGTTATGTGCTGTACTGTCTCAGGGGCATCCTTGCACAGTCTGCACCTGGGGTCCTGCCTGGTGTGGTAGACCCCGGCTTCTATTGATCTTGTACTGAGTGCCTGTTCTTGTGCTGCCATGATTAGTGCCTCTGTGCTGTCCTTCAGTCCAGCCTTTTCCAGCCACTGGTAGGATTTCTTGATATCAGCCACTTCTTCTATTTGTCTGTGGTACACGCCGTGCAGCGGCTTGTTCCTCCATGATGGTTCTTCCTCTACCTTGTCCTCACCTTCGGGTTTCTGCTGCCTGAGGTATTCACTAAGCCCTTCATCTTTGGGGGCCATCTTCCTGATGTACTCCTGGATCTTCGTCGTCTCATCCTGGACAGTGGTCTTGATACTCACTAGCCCTCGGCCCCCCTTGTCACGCTTGGTGTACAGTCTCAGGGTGCTGGATTTGGGGTGAAACAAGCATGCATTGTGAGGAGCTTTCTGGTCTTGATGTCAGTAGCCTCTATCTCCTCCTTTGGCCAGTTTATCACACCAGCAGGGTATCTGATGACTGGCAGGGCGTATGTGTTGATGGCTTGGATCTTGTTTCTCCCGTTCAGCTGACTTTTCAGGACCTGCCTCACTCTTTGTAGGTATTTGGCTATGGCGGTCTTCCTTGCTGCCTCCTCATGGTTTCCATTAGCCTGTGGCACCCCAAGATATTTGTAACTATCCTGAACATCTGCAATGTGGCCTTCTGGTAGTTCAATCCCCTCAGTTCTGATCATCTTCCCTCTTTTTGATACCATGCGACCACACTTGTCCAGTCCAAACGACAAACCAATGTCGTGGCTGTAGATCCTGGTAGAGTGGATGCATCGCCTTGGTATATGCCGCACTTGATGGTGACTTGTGCAATTGGCTTTGAGTTGGCTTCCAGACTTGTTTTCCACAGCCTCATTGAGTTCTTGATGAAGGCTATTAGCGTCCTGTTGACCTTGTACATTTCCAAGCATTCCAGTATCCATGTATGTGGCATTGAGTCGTAGGCTTTCTTGTAGTCAATCCAGGCGGTGCACAGATTGGTCTGCCTGGTCTTGCAGTCCCGAGTGACTGCTCTATCCACCAGTAGCTGGTGGTTGGCTCCTCTGGTGTTACTGCCCATTTCTTTCTGGGCCCTGTGCATGTATTGAGCCGTGTGCCTATTCATTTTAGCCGCTATGATGCCTGACAGGAGCTTCCATGTTGTGCAGAGGCAGGTTATTGGCCGATAGTTGGATGGGATTGTTCCCTTCTGGGGATCCTTCATGATTAGAATTGTCCGTCCTTGGGTTAACCATTCTGGGTGGGTCCCATCCATCAGCAGTTGGTTCATTTGTACTGCCAGGCGTTCATGGAGTGCAGTTAGTTTCTTCAGCCAGTAGGTGTGGATCATGTCAGGGCCTGGTGCTGTCCAGCTCTTCATACCTGCCACTCTTTCTTGGATGTCTGCCGTTGTAATGGTTACTGGTTCTTGTTCTGGGAGACTGCTGTGAtctcatatatatatctcatatatatatatatatatatatatatatatatatatatatatactgccgttcaaaagtttggggtcacattgaaatgtccttatttttgaaggaaaggcactgtacttttcaatgaagataactttaaactagtcttaactttgaagaaatacactctatacattgctagtGTGGTAAAttactattctagctgcaaatgtctggtttttggtgcaatatctacataggtgtatagaggcccatttccagcaactatcactccagtgttctaatggtccaatgtgtttgctcattggctcagaaggctaattgatgattagaaaacccttgtgcaatcatgttcacacatctgaaaacagtttaggtcgttacagaagctacaaaactgaccttcctttgagcagattgagtttctggagcattacatttgtggggtcaattaaacgctctaaatggccagaaaaagagaactttcatctgaaactcaacagtctattcttgtccttagaaatgaaggct
Above is a window of Etheostoma spectabile isolate EspeVRDwgs_2016 chromosome 14, UIUC_Espe_1.0, whole genome shotgun sequence DNA encoding:
- the LOC116701993 gene encoding vegetative cell wall protein gp1-like, yielding MDPAEYTFEPLLHPLDPLADLMSSAFCRMHDGDPTETWHLMMVRWEEVDREFGPLPESAEPADTGVPGATADPALSGGGIEELERLEYTLHRFVTEFGRTTDAERRLTICALIRNSVAGKPRLFRLPGIKALLREIYQLEASLQTTLIPTSEPAPSLPDLQPPTAATVADPQSPPPVSADEADPQPQPPAPADEADPQPPVSADEADPQPPAPPTRRTPSRQLPPTRRTPAVPVEADAQGVCTGQSSWNPPLTPSDSDQLTGSPDPDRPTGPPEQPTRPPNPDQRPSTSDPRLALGGPALRRRQRFWPSVGGQRPRPQLVSGLPSSLGIGSWVSLVPVPGIPRDSVPWLPQVLASVPVFVPFPVTVSVPVTVPVPVFLPVPVSTPSKFAATTDPSVVPPSPSASRPARSTPVPFPMRPLLGSLMHPLEPPKSLLSVVDPCVVFSPLVPRSLLVSALVLDFLVPTVSAFSLSGLLSYPFSPPASSSLSLVPPSPSPSSPFPISSSLLL